A stretch of Rhizobium sp. TH2 DNA encodes these proteins:
- a CDS encoding HlyD family type I secretion periplasmic adaptor subunit, translating into MAEQVTLSPAEYRYSAPDKAALSEWEDVLKEEQSNQVTLLGPILLGLSILVLGIGGFMAWAASTEMASASVASGRVIVESNTKTVSHLEGGTLKQLLVQDGDKVQAGALLATLDVTRSQSSLTQLRHLYFAAQARQARLVAERDGKKTYDFDAKTPDGVDASVADGVLATEKRLFTERTSLYRDQIAADESGIAQLASQRVAIEARKKSNIEQAAVVRRDYETYVDLQKRKLITNAMLNDKKLQLVELETRIAETEAALAENSQRKTQLALSLTNRRNEYLRDVSQNLQQAQAEISSVRQQIISAEDVVAKAAIRAPLDGTVANIKIRTPGSAVIAGQAVLDIVPANQPMVIEGRARAIDIDQIRLGQQTEIRLSSFGAAELRPLIGHVTYIAPDSIVNEQTGEVTFAFRAKIDPAELKSQPNLFLYPGMSAEVYIVTGDRTALAYLAEPIRKSFYRAFREQ; encoded by the coding sequence ATGGCCGAACAGGTAACGCTTTCGCCCGCCGAGTATCGCTATTCCGCCCCTGACAAGGCGGCGCTCAGCGAATGGGAAGACGTGTTGAAGGAAGAGCAGAGCAACCAGGTGACGTTGCTCGGGCCTATCCTGCTCGGCCTGTCGATCCTCGTCCTGGGCATCGGCGGCTTCATGGCTTGGGCAGCCTCAACTGAAATGGCCTCTGCTTCGGTCGCGTCCGGCCGGGTTATTGTCGAGAGCAATACCAAGACCGTGTCTCATCTGGAAGGTGGCACGCTGAAGCAGCTCCTGGTTCAGGACGGCGACAAGGTGCAGGCCGGCGCCCTGCTGGCCACGCTGGACGTCACCCGCAGCCAGTCGTCGCTCACGCAACTCCGCCATCTCTATTTTGCTGCCCAGGCGAGACAGGCCCGTCTGGTCGCCGAACGTGACGGGAAAAAGACCTATGACTTCGACGCAAAGACGCCTGATGGGGTGGATGCGTCGGTTGCGGATGGCGTGCTCGCGACCGAGAAGCGCCTGTTCACCGAGCGCACAAGCCTCTACCGCGACCAGATCGCCGCCGACGAGTCTGGTATCGCACAGCTGGCAAGCCAGCGGGTCGCGATCGAGGCGCGCAAGAAGTCCAATATCGAGCAAGCCGCTGTGGTGCGCCGAGATTATGAAACGTATGTTGATCTTCAAAAGAGGAAGCTGATCACCAACGCCATGCTGAACGACAAGAAACTCCAACTTGTCGAACTCGAGACCCGGATTGCCGAAACGGAAGCTGCGCTCGCGGAAAACAGCCAGCGGAAAACCCAGCTCGCGCTGTCGCTCACCAACCGGCGAAACGAGTATCTCCGTGATGTCTCCCAGAACCTGCAGCAGGCCCAGGCCGAGATCTCCAGCGTCCGGCAGCAGATCATCTCGGCCGAGGATGTCGTCGCCAAAGCCGCGATCCGGGCGCCGCTCGATGGCACCGTTGCCAATATCAAGATCCGTACGCCGGGCTCCGCCGTCATCGCCGGTCAGGCTGTGCTCGACATCGTGCCTGCCAACCAGCCGATGGTGATCGAGGGCCGTGCGCGGGCCATAGACATCGACCAGATCCGCCTTGGCCAGCAGACGGAAATCAGACTGAGTTCCTTCGGCGCCGCCGAACTACGACCGCTCATCGGCCATGTGACATATATTGCGCCTGACAGCATTGTGAATGAACAGACCGGCGAGGTGACTTTCGCGTTCCGCGCGAAGATCGACCCGGCGGAACTGAAGAGCCAGCCGAATCTGTTCCTCTATCCGGGCATGTCGGCCGAGGTCTATATCGTGACGGGCGACAGGACGGCACTCGCCTATCTGGCAGAGCCGATCAGGAAGAGCTTCTACAGGGCATTCCGTGAGCAGTGA
- a CDS encoding type I secretion system permease/ATPase, translated as MRPEPVALLQSARKMFLRGFIYAGAVSFFLNFSMLIGAIFMIQVYDRVLPAQSYDTLYGLMIIGGLGILIYGLLDFVRNWTYTIMAHGFAQKLNLPALQAGVIRSIEGGVHEGGSVIKDIAELRAFISSHSISVPLDAFWSIVFLAALYLIHPVYAAVAVGFILVMIALNFVTDVLTRPAIRAANEAQARHVQEVANSLRHAEAIEAMGMLPALVRTWRRSQAEMLEFSKTADVRSRVVLAISRSLQKSLQMVIIATGAFLVLNHSVTTSVLFAGMVLTSQAVSPFGHMIESWRHWVEAFHAWGRIKKLIETEGSARQSMPAPVADGDLSVENLVYLPEGRNIPVLRGINFSLSPGEVLGIAGPSGAGKSTLARCLTGIIKPTVGGVFLDGHSTYLWERGSFGKAVGYLPQNLSIIDGTIRQTIARMQDSDPRDVIRAAQAAGIHELIGRLPHGYDTPIAEGMHMLSGGQMQRLALARALYGDPKLIILDEPNSNLDNNGEQALIAAVRQARARGAIIIMIAHRPSVMAVADKMMILEHGAIKQFGPRTEVIEMIEPRSQDRQKRIRAVTGNGAQ; from the coding sequence ATGCGGCCAGAACCAGTTGCGCTTCTCCAGTCCGCGCGGAAGATGTTCCTGCGCGGCTTCATCTATGCCGGGGCGGTGAGCTTCTTCCTCAATTTCTCGATGCTCATCGGCGCAATCTTCATGATCCAGGTCTATGATCGTGTCCTGCCGGCCCAGAGTTACGACACGCTCTATGGCCTGATGATCATCGGCGGGTTGGGCATCCTGATCTACGGCCTGCTCGATTTCGTCCGCAACTGGACCTACACGATCATGGCGCATGGATTCGCACAAAAGTTGAATCTGCCCGCGCTTCAGGCCGGTGTCATACGCTCGATCGAGGGTGGCGTGCATGAGGGTGGTTCGGTCATCAAGGATATTGCCGAGCTTCGCGCCTTTATTTCCAGCCATTCGATTTCGGTTCCTCTCGACGCGTTCTGGTCGATCGTCTTTCTTGCCGCGCTCTATTTGATCCACCCGGTTTATGCCGCGGTCGCGGTTGGCTTCATCCTGGTGATGATCGCACTCAACTTCGTGACCGACGTCTTGACGCGTCCGGCGATCCGGGCCGCGAACGAAGCGCAGGCCCGGCACGTTCAGGAGGTGGCGAATTCGCTTCGCCACGCCGAGGCGATCGAGGCCATGGGCATGTTGCCGGCGCTCGTGCGCACCTGGCGCCGCTCGCAAGCAGAGATGCTGGAGTTCTCCAAGACCGCCGACGTACGTTCGCGAGTGGTGCTGGCGATATCCAGGTCATTGCAGAAGAGCCTGCAAATGGTCATCATTGCGACCGGTGCATTTCTGGTGCTCAATCACTCGGTTACGACAAGCGTGCTGTTTGCCGGCATGGTTCTCACCAGTCAGGCCGTCTCGCCGTTCGGACATATGATCGAAAGCTGGCGCCATTGGGTCGAAGCCTTTCATGCCTGGGGCAGGATCAAGAAGCTGATAGAGACGGAAGGATCGGCGCGGCAGAGCATGCCGGCGCCTGTCGCGGATGGCGATCTCTCCGTCGAGAACCTGGTCTACCTGCCCGAGGGTCGCAACATTCCCGTCCTGCGTGGCATAAACTTCAGCCTCAGCCCCGGCGAAGTGCTGGGCATTGCGGGACCGTCCGGCGCCGGCAAGTCCACGCTGGCGCGGTGCCTGACCGGGATCATCAAGCCCACCGTTGGCGGTGTGTTTCTGGATGGTCATTCGACCTATCTGTGGGAGCGCGGTTCCTTCGGCAAGGCGGTCGGCTATCTGCCGCAGAACCTCTCGATCATCGACGGAACGATCCGGCAGACGATCGCGCGGATGCAGGACAGCGATCCGCGCGATGTCATCCGTGCGGCGCAGGCGGCAGGCATTCATGAGTTGATCGGACGGCTTCCGCACGGCTACGACACGCCGATCGCCGAAGGCATGCACATGCTTTCCGGCGGCCAGATGCAACGGCTCGCGCTGGCCCGCGCGCTCTATGGCGACCCGAAACTGATTATCCTGGACGAGCCGAATTCCAATCTCGACAACAATGGCGAGCAGGCGCTTATCGCGGCGGTCCGGCAGGCCCGCGCGCGTGGTGCGATCATCATCATGATCGCGCATCGTCCTTCGGTGATGGCCGTGGCGGACAAGATGATGATCCTCGAACATGGAGCGATCAAGCAATTCGGACCGCGCACCGAAGTCATCGAGATGATCGAGCCACGCTCGCAAGACCGGCAAAAGCGGATTCGCGCGGTCACCGGAAACGGAGCGCAATAA
- a CDS encoding hemolysin-type calcium-binding protein, whose protein sequence is MATITGTAGFDVLEGTGSDDEIQGLQGNDLLLGNDGDDQLAGQSGNDWLYGGDGDDLLGGGTGNDYLSGGEGADTFNFGAKSGKDVITDFDVENDLLQITKSKTIKNVADVIKQSKFKNGDVEINLGGGNKIVLKDVSKADFKANPEDHIQII, encoded by the coding sequence ATGGCAACGATAACTGGAACTGCGGGCTTTGACGTTCTGGAAGGCACCGGAAGTGACGATGAAATCCAGGGCCTTCAGGGCAACGATTTGCTCTTGGGCAACGATGGCGACGATCAGCTCGCCGGCCAGAGCGGCAATGATTGGTTGTACGGCGGCGACGGCGACGACCTGCTCGGCGGCGGCACCGGCAATGATTATCTGTCGGGCGGCGAAGGTGCCGACACGTTTAACTTCGGTGCCAAGTCCGGCAAGGATGTGATCACCGATTTCGATGTGGAGAACGATCTTCTCCAGATCACCAAATCGAAGACCATCAAGAATGTTGCCGACGTCATCAAGCAGAGCAAGTTCAAGAACGGCGACGTCGAGATCAATCTCGGCGGCGGCAACAAGATCGTCCTCAAGGATGTCTCGAAGGCCGACTTCAAGGCCAATCCCGAAGATCACATTCAGATCATTTGA
- a CDS encoding aldehyde dehydrogenase family protein — protein MTGQYTREYWQSALDATTLNGRMFINGGFEDAADGTTFVRIRPMDGKPGGTFARGKVTDVDRAVAAARAAFESGVWQRKDPAEKKRILLKWADLIRENREELALLETIDVGKPVMASLNVDVALAANCIQYYAELCDKLYDEVAPTGPNDRAIVRKVPLGVIGAITPWNYPLIIDSWKLGPALAAGNSVVLKPAEQSSLSAIRIAELASQAGLPDGVLNVVTGYGEEAGQALARHMDVDMIAFTGSTEVGKLIMGYAAQSNLKRVALELGGKSPIVVFADADLDAAASAAAWGCFYNAGETCHASTRLLAERGIMDQLVRKIEEVTAREITLGHPFEPSAQIGALIEDAHLEKVLGMIEAGEKEGSKRAFGAEHVMAETGGSYMSPGVFVAKSNSDSLARNEIFGPVLTAIAFDGEEEALKLANDTNYGLAGAVFTSDMGKAHRVSEGIHAGTVWINTYDISSLATPFGGFKQSGFGRDRSVHAIDKYCDYKTIWQRYA, from the coding sequence ATGACCGGTCAATATACGCGCGAATACTGGCAGTCTGCGCTCGACGCGACCACGCTCAACGGCCGGATGTTCATCAACGGCGGGTTCGAGGACGCGGCCGACGGCACGACCTTCGTCCGCATCCGCCCGATGGACGGCAAGCCGGGCGGCACATTTGCGCGCGGCAAGGTGACGGATGTGGATCGGGCGGTGGCAGCGGCACGTGCCGCTTTCGAATCGGGCGTTTGGCAGCGAAAGGATCCGGCCGAGAAGAAGCGCATCCTGCTGAAATGGGCCGATCTCATCCGGGAAAACCGCGAGGAACTGGCGCTGCTCGAAACGATCGATGTGGGCAAGCCGGTGATGGCGTCGCTCAATGTCGACGTGGCGCTCGCCGCCAATTGCATCCAGTATTATGCCGAGCTTTGCGACAAGCTCTATGACGAGGTCGCGCCGACCGGACCCAATGACCGGGCTATCGTGCGCAAGGTGCCGCTCGGTGTCATCGGCGCCATCACGCCGTGGAACTATCCCTTGATCATCGACAGCTGGAAGCTCGGCCCGGCGCTCGCAGCAGGAAATTCGGTGGTGTTGAAACCCGCCGAGCAATCGTCACTGTCGGCGATCCGCATCGCCGAACTGGCAAGCCAGGCCGGCCTGCCGGATGGCGTGCTGAACGTCGTCACGGGTTATGGCGAAGAGGCGGGGCAGGCGCTGGCGCGGCACATGGATGTCGACATGATCGCGTTCACCGGCTCGACCGAAGTCGGCAAGCTGATCATGGGTTATGCGGCGCAGAGCAATCTGAAGCGCGTGGCACTGGAACTCGGCGGCAAGTCGCCTATCGTCGTCTTTGCCGACGCTGATCTTGACGCTGCCGCGTCCGCTGCGGCCTGGGGCTGCTTCTACAATGCCGGCGAGACCTGCCATGCATCGACACGGCTGCTCGCTGAGCGGGGAATCATGGATCAACTGGTCAGGAAGATCGAAGAGGTAACGGCGCGCGAGATCACGCTCGGCCATCCCTTTGAGCCATCGGCGCAGATCGGAGCGCTGATCGAGGACGCGCATCTTGAAAAGGTGCTCGGGATGATCGAGGCCGGCGAAAAGGAAGGCTCGAAACGTGCCTTCGGCGCGGAGCACGTCATGGCCGAGACGGGTGGTTCCTATATGTCGCCCGGCGTCTTTGTCGCCAAGTCCAACAGTGACTCACTGGCACGCAATGAAATCTTCGGACCTGTGTTGACGGCCATCGCCTTCGACGGTGAAGAAGAGGCGCTGAAGCTCGCCAATGACACGAACTATGGGTTGGCTGGAGCGGTGTTCACGTCCGACATGGGTAAGGCGCATCGTGTGTCCGAAGGCATTCACGCCGGCACGGTGTGGATCAATACCTATGATATTTCGAGCCTTGCTACGCCGTTCGGCGGCTTCAAGCAGTCGGGCTTCGGTCGCGACCGTTCGGTGCATGCCATCGACAAGTACTGCGACTACAAGACGATCTGGCAACGCTATGCCTGA
- a CDS encoding iron-containing alcohol dehydrogenase codes for MQFSLSAIPDIKFGADEINNLASHAKNLGDIRKAAIVMDGFLASSGLGARVTSALNDAGIEAVIYSGFAGEPKLQHVKDASQVAAGADLVIGIGGGSALDIAKIVACTAASGEDAMHYALAANPLPKKPLKKIAIPTTAGTGSETSATNIFAGPEGKKLWIWGAESKADLVILDPALTVSLPPNLTAWCGMDAFIHAFEASTNRNAHPGGKVFGHEAMRLIAANLPTVVNDPGNVEARGKVLLGSCYGGVAIDNCGTAIAHNISHAMAGLAPIHHGLATALGFEVSMPWLAEADTADLNEAARVLGLKSASEIPVFVSRLMDACGIKRAIPAAFDKCTTADLAGEMKAPENQPMRRSTIRDVSDSDLDTFAQAIMTMQREG; via the coding sequence ATGCAATTTTCGCTTTCCGCCATTCCGGACATCAAGTTCGGAGCCGATGAAATCAACAATCTCGCCAGCCACGCCAAGAACCTCGGCGATATCAGGAAAGCCGCCATCGTCATGGATGGCTTCCTCGCCAGCAGCGGACTTGGCGCCAGGGTGACCAGCGCGCTGAACGATGCCGGCATCGAGGCTGTGATCTATTCGGGTTTCGCGGGCGAGCCCAAGCTCCAGCATGTCAAGGATGCGAGCCAGGTAGCAGCCGGGGCGGATCTGGTGATCGGCATCGGTGGCGGCTCGGCACTGGATATCGCCAAGATCGTCGCCTGCACGGCGGCTTCCGGCGAAGATGCCATGCATTATGCACTCGCCGCCAATCCGCTGCCGAAGAAGCCGCTCAAGAAGATCGCCATCCCGACTACCGCCGGCACCGGTTCCGAGACCTCGGCGACCAACATTTTCGCCGGGCCCGAGGGCAAGAAGCTCTGGATCTGGGGTGCGGAGAGCAAGGCCGATCTGGTGATTCTCGATCCGGCGCTTACCGTGTCCCTGCCGCCGAACCTCACGGCATGGTGCGGGATGGACGCCTTCATCCATGCCTTCGAGGCCTCGACCAACCGCAATGCGCATCCGGGCGGCAAGGTGTTCGGCCATGAGGCCATGCGGCTGATCGCCGCCAACCTGCCGACTGTGGTGAACGATCCCGGCAATGTCGAGGCGCGGGGCAAGGTTCTGCTCGGCTCCTGCTATGGTGGCGTGGCGATCGACAATTGCGGTACCGCGATCGCGCACAATATTTCCCATGCGATGGCCGGGCTTGCGCCGATCCATCATGGTCTGGCGACCGCGCTCGGTTTCGAAGTGTCGATGCCCTGGCTTGCCGAGGCCGATACCGCCGACCTGAACGAAGCCGCCAGGGTGCTCGGCCTGAAGAGTGCATCGGAAATACCTGTATTCGTTAGCCGGCTTATGGATGCCTGTGGCATCAAGCGCGCGATCCCAGCGGCGTTCGATAAATGCACCACCGCCGATCTCGCGGGCGAGATGAAGGCACCAGAGAACCAGCCGATGCGGCGCTCGACGATCCGTGACGTCTCCGACTCCGACCTCGATACATTCGCCCAAGCGATCATGACAATGCAAAGGGAAGGCTGA
- a CDS encoding F0F1 ATP synthase subunit epsilon, translating into MAESFNFELVSPEQLLLSAKVTEIVLPGSEGEMTVMANHSPVMTTIRPGVVTVKQEGGETQKFVVFGGFADILPTSCTLLAESALPVAEFRKDALAKRIELAKADLEIVHSDEGKTRAAQLVSDLESLASVAA; encoded by the coding sequence ATGGCTGAAAGCTTCAATTTCGAACTCGTATCGCCCGAGCAACTGCTGCTCTCGGCCAAGGTCACGGAAATCGTGCTTCCGGGTTCGGAAGGCGAAATGACCGTCATGGCCAATCACTCGCCTGTAATGACCACGATCCGTCCCGGCGTCGTGACCGTGAAGCAGGAAGGCGGCGAGACGCAGAAGTTCGTGGTGTTCGGCGGCTTTGCCGACATCCTGCCGACAAGCTGCACGCTGCTGGCCGAATCCGCGCTTCCCGTTGCGGAATTCCGCAAAGACGCGCTGGCAAAGCGTATCGAGCTGGCGAAGGCCGATCTCGAGATCGTGCACAGCGACGAGGGCAAGACGCGCGCGGCGCAGCTGGTTTCGGACCTCGAAAGCCTGGCTTCCGTCGCCGCCTGA
- the atpD gene encoding F0F1 ATP synthase subunit beta has translation MARAATKKSAVETTAAAGSVGKVTQVIGAVVDVSFAGGDLPAILNALETQNQGNRLVLEVAQHLGENTVRTIAMDSTEGLVRGQVVTDTGAPIMVPVGAETLGRIMNVIGEPVDEAGPLVTPYKRGIHQDAPSYVEQSTEAQILVTGIKVVDLLAPYAKGGKIGLFGGAGVGKTVLIMELINNVAKAHGGYSVFAGVGERTREGNDLYHEMIESGVNKLGGGEGSKAALVYGQMNEPPGARARVALTGLTVAEDFRDKGQDVLFFVDNIFRFTQAGSEVSALLGRIPSAVGYQPTLATDMGTMQERITTTTKGSITSVQAIYVPADDLTDPAPATSFAHLDATTVLSRSIAEKGIYPAVDPLDSTSRMLDPMVVGEEHYEVSRRVQTTLQRYKSLQDIIAILGMDELSEEDKIAVARARKIERFLSQPFFVAEVFTGSPGKLVALEDTIKGFKGLVNGDYDHLPEAAFYMVGTIEEAVEKAKKLAAEAA, from the coding sequence ATGGCTCGCGCAGCTACGAAGAAATCCGCTGTGGAAACCACTGCAGCAGCAGGCTCCGTCGGCAAGGTGACCCAGGTCATCGGCGCTGTCGTGGACGTATCGTTTGCCGGTGGCGATCTGCCGGCGATCTTGAACGCTCTCGAAACCCAGAACCAGGGCAACCGCCTGGTTCTCGAAGTCGCTCAGCATCTCGGCGAGAACACCGTTCGCACGATCGCCATGGACTCGACCGAAGGTCTCGTTCGCGGCCAGGTCGTCACAGACACCGGTGCTCCGATCATGGTTCCGGTCGGCGCCGAAACGCTCGGCCGCATCATGAACGTCATCGGCGAGCCGGTTGACGAAGCCGGTCCGCTGGTCACGCCCTACAAGCGCGGCATCCACCAGGACGCTCCGTCCTATGTCGAGCAGTCCACCGAAGCACAGATCCTCGTCACCGGCATCAAGGTCGTCGACCTGCTGGCACCTTACGCCAAGGGCGGCAAGATCGGCCTGTTCGGCGGCGCCGGCGTCGGCAAGACGGTTCTGATCATGGAACTGATCAACAACGTCGCGAAAGCGCACGGCGGTTACTCGGTATTCGCCGGCGTCGGCGAACGTACCCGCGAAGGCAACGACCTCTATCACGAAATGATCGAGTCGGGCGTCAACAAGCTAGGCGGCGGCGAAGGCTCCAAGGCAGCCCTCGTTTATGGCCAGATGAACGAACCGCCGGGTGCCCGCGCCCGCGTCGCTCTGACCGGCCTGACCGTCGCCGAAGACTTCCGCGACAAGGGTCAGGACGTGCTGTTCTTCGTCGACAACATCTTCCGCTTCACCCAGGCGGGTTCGGAAGTGTCGGCTCTGCTCGGCCGTATTCCTTCGGCCGTGGGCTATCAGCCTACGCTCGCCACCGACATGGGCACCATGCAGGAGCGCATCACGACCACCACCAAGGGTTCGATCACCTCGGTGCAGGCGATCTACGTCCCCGCCGACGACTTGACCGACCCTGCGCCGGCAACCTCGTTCGCCCACTTGGATGCAACGACGGTTCTGTCGCGTTCGATTGCGGAAAAGGGCATCTACCCGGCCGTGGATCCGCTCGACTCGACCTCGCGCATGCTCGACCCGATGGTTGTCGGCGAGGAGCATTACGAAGTGTCGCGCCGGGTGCAGACGACCCTGCAGCGCTACAAGTCGCTGCAGGACATCATCGCCATCCTCGGCATGGACGAACTCTCCGAAGAGGACAAGATCGCCGTTGCCCGCGCCCGCAAGATCGAGCGTTTCCTCAGCCAGCCGTTCTTCGTCGCCGAAGTGTTCACCGGTTCGCCGGGCAAGCTGGTTGCGCTCGAAGACACGATCAAGGGCTTCAAGGGTCTCGTGAACGGCGACTACGACCACCTGCCGGAAGCTGCCTTCTACATGGTCGGCACGATCGAAGAAGCGGTCGAGAAGGCCAAGAAGCTGGCTGCCGAAGCCGCTTGA